The Weissella confusa DNA window GAAACACCAGGGCCAAGCTTGATGTCAGTTCCACGACCGGCCATGTTAGTGGCGATTGTAACGGCACCACGTTGACCAGCGTTAGCAACAATTTCAGCTTCCTTGGCGTGGTTCTTAGCGTTCAACACGTTGTGTGGAATGCCTTCACGGTCCAACAATTGTGACAACAATTCTGATGTCTCAACGGCAACTGTACCAATCAAAATTGGTTGACCCTTGGCGTGCAATTCCTTAACCAATTCAACAACGGCCAAGAACTTTGAGCGCAAGTTAGGGTACAACAAATCTGGTTCGTCGACACGTTGAATTGGACGGTTCGTTGGGATTTCAACAATTTCCATGTTGTAGATCTCACGGAACTCTTCCGCTTCAGTCTTGGCCGTTCCAGTCATACCTGACAACTTCTTGTAACGACGGAACAAGTTTTGGTACGTGATTGAAGCCATCGCACGGTTATCTTCTTGGATTTGAACTTGTTCCTTGGCTTCCAAGGCTTGGTGCAATCCGTCAGAGAAACGACGACCTTCTTGAATACGTCCTGAGAACGCATCAACCAACACAACTTCACCATCACGGACAACATAGTCCTTGTTGTTAAACATCGTGTAGTTAGCACGCAATGATTGATCAATGTGGTGAGTCAAAGCCGTGTTGCCTGAATCGTACAAGTTTTCAAGGTTGAAGTAACGCTCAGCCTTCTTGATACCTTCGTCTTGCAACAAAACCGTCTTTGATTCTTCGTCGACCGTAAAGTCTTCTTCCTTCGTCAATGACTTAACGAAGCGGTCCGCACGAATGTACAATTGCGTGCTTTCTTGTGCTGGTGCACCAGAAATAATCAATGGCGTACGAGCTTCGTCAATCAAGATTGAGTCAGTTTCGTCGACCAATGCGAAGTTCAATGGACGTTGTACACGATCTTCCTTACGGGCAACCATGTTGTCACGCAAGTAGTCAAACCCGATTTCTGAGTTAGTCGTGTACGTAATATCTGCGTTGTACGCGGCACGCTTCTCATCTGGTGACATCTCTGAACCGTTGATACCAACCGTCAAACCAAGCCACTTGTACAATTCACCCATTTCCTCACCGTCACGAGCAGACAAGTACTCGTTAACCGTGACAACGTGAACACCTTCTTGTGGCAACGCGTTCAAATAAACCGCCATTGTGGCCGTCAACGTCTTACCTTCACCGGTACGCATTTCGGCGATGTTTCCACCGTGCAACACAGCAGATCCCATGATTTGCACACGGAATGGGTACAATCCCAAGACACGGCGTGCACCTTCACGGACAACCGCGAATGCTTCTGGCAAAATATCGTCCAACGTCTTACCTTGCTTCAACAAGTCACGCAAGTAAGGCGTCTTTGCTTGTAGTTCTTCATCAGAAAGGGCTGCCATCTCATCGGCATGTGCTTCAACTTGATCCGCAAGGCGGTTCAAGCGACGCATTGTCCCCTTATCACTCTCAATAATTTTACGTAATGGATTAGCCATCTTTTACCTATTCCCTCTTGTCTTCACTAGCTGCTACAGCTAATGGTACTAATAAATATTTTAACACACTCGTAACGCCGATTGTGTGCATTATTTTTGAATATGTGGTAAGTGGCACCAGGTCGGACACACACCAACAACAAAAAATCCAGCACCCAAACGGGTACTGGACTTAATTTGTTGTTTAATTTTACAAGAACTCGCGGATGTTTGCGATTGTTTGCTCGCGTCCTAGCAATTCTAGCAATTCACCAAGGTTTGGACCTTGCTCCTCACGCGTCGTTGCAATACGCAATGGGTTCCACAAAGCACGGGCCTTGACGTCCATTTCGTTTTGAATCTCGCGGATTGCGTTCAAGATTGCAGCAGCCGTGAACAATGGCATTGCTTCCAACTTCTCGATGAACAAGTTCAACATAGCTGGTACGTTTTCAGCAGCCATCCATTCCTTAGCTGAATCAGTAATCTCATCAGCTGCAGGCATTTCGAAGAAGACAGGCTTTACCAAAGGCACAATTTGTGACGTGTATGATACACCGTCCATGTATACGTTCATCACTGAACGCAACCATTGCATCTTCTCAGCCGTCAATTCAGCTGGGTTAACCAAGTCAGCCTTAACAAGTTGTTGCATCATCTTGTCGAAGACCATGTTTTGGTCAGCCGTCTTAATCCATTGGTTGTTGATCCATTCAAGCTTCTTGTTATCGAACTTGGCTGGTGACTTTGACAAGCGAGCCTCGTCAAACATCTTAACCAATTGGTTCTTGTTGAAGATTTCCTTCTCACCAACTGGAGACCATCCCAACAATACGATGAAGTTCAACATTGCTTCTGGCAAGTATCCCAACTCACGGTATTGCTCGATAAATTGCAAGATTGACTCGTCACGCTTTGACAACTTCTTACCCGTCTCAGCGTTGATGATCAACGTCATGTGACCGAAGATTGGGGCTTCCCAACCAAAGGCTTCGTAAATCATCAATTGCTTTGGCGTGTTTGACACGTGGTCATCCCCACGCAAAACGTGTGAGATTTCCATCATGTGGTCGTCAACAACAACGGCGAAGTTGTACGTTGGCATGCCATCAGCCTTTTGGATAACCCAGTCACCACCGATAGTGTTTGAGTTAATCTCAACGTGACCCTTAACGATGTCATCCCATGCGTATGGCTTGTCTTCAGGCACACGGAAACGAACAACGGCTGGCAAGCCCTTAGCTTCTGCTTCGGCTTGGGCAGCGGCGATTTCCTCGTCGTTCATGCCTTCGTATTCGTAAACGTAGTGTGGAGCTTGCTTAGCAGCAATTTGTGCCTCACGCTCTGCTTCCAATTCTTCAGATGTCTTGTATGACTTGTATGCCAAACCACGATCCAACAAATCTTGAATCAATGGCTTGTAGATGTCCAAACGTTCTGATTGACGGTATGGACCATACTTTCCTGGGTTTGCTGGAGACTCGTCCCAGTCCAATCCCAACCATGCCAAGTTATCCAACTGTGACTTCTCACCATCCGCAATGTTACGTGCTTGGTCAGTGTCCTCAATACGGATAACAAATTCACCCTTGTGGTGACGTGCGTACAACCAGTTAAACAATGCCGTACGTGCGTTTCCGATGTGTAGGTGCCCAGTTGGAGATGGAGCGTATCGAACACGAATCTTCTTCTCAGTAGTCTCAGCCATTCTGTCTATTCCTTCTTTTCTGTTTATAATACCGCTTACTAATATACCGCGGTTTTTCATGGGTTTCAATGTTAATTACTTAATCCACCACAATACCGAAGATCATACGTCCAGCATCGGTTTGCAAAGCGGACGTTACTTCAACGGTAACCGTTTCTTGTAAGTGGTCGCGACCTTCTTCAGCGACAACCATCGTCCCGTCATCTAGGTAACCAACCGCTTGTTGGCGCTCAGTTCCATTCTTAACCAACGTCACCGTCAAACGATCACCAACCGCCACACGTGGACGCAAAGCCCCCGCCAACTCGTTAATGTTCAAGACTTCAACGTTTTGGAACTTCGTTACCTTGTTCAAGTTGTAATCGTTCGTTACCAAGATACCGTTAACATCTTGTGCAAGACGAATCAACTTTTCATCAACTTCTTTGATGTCTTCGTAATCACCTTCCCACATTTCAAGTGGAATGGCATCTGTTTCACGCAATTCATTCAAAATGTCCAAACCACGACGGCCACGGACACGCTTGATTGATTCACCAGCATCAGCAATGTATTGCAACTCATACAAGACAAAGTTCGGTACCAACAAGGTTCCCTCGATAAAGCCAGTTTGCACCAAATCAGCAATACGGCCATCAATCAAGATGTTGGTGTCCAAGATCTTGTAGTGGTGATAGTTCGTCTCTTCATCAGACAACACATCGCTTTGATTTGCTGATCGACGTGGACGAACACGCTTTGTCATATTGTTGAAGTTAGGAACCAACGTACGCCACTCATCAATACGCGTTGTTCCAAGACGGAAACCAAGGTACCCAAATAGCAACATCACAAAAACTGGAATAACTGCACTTAAAAAGAAATTACCTGTGCGTTGCAATGGGACGGTTACCAAAACAGCCAACGCCAACCCAATCAAGGTTGACACTGAACCAATCAACAAAACAACTGGCGACTGTTGATTCAAGTAGGCTTCAATCTTGCGAATGCCTTGATCAACTGGACGCCATAGTGCCAAACTCAATAACCAAAAAATAACGGCACCAATAATAAAGTTCACGATGGCATTGTTTAGCCAAATTTGATCATGTTGATTCATAATCCGCCAAACAATCGGCATTAACGTCACCGCCAAGCCACCACCAGCAACAAAGAATGCTGCTTGAATAATTCGTTTTCGCATAAGCTTCCTCACTAATCCAGTGCCAAACGTAGCGCATCCGTT harbors:
- the secA gene encoding preprotein translocase subunit SecA, whose product is MANPLRKIIESDKGTMRRLNRLADQVEAHADEMAALSDEELQAKTPYLRDLLKQGKTLDDILPEAFAVVREGARRVLGLYPFRVQIMGSAVLHGGNIAEMRTGEGKTLTATMAVYLNALPQEGVHVVTVNEYLSARDGEEMGELYKWLGLTVGINGSEMSPDEKRAAYNADITYTTNSEIGFDYLRDNMVARKEDRVQRPLNFALVDETDSILIDEARTPLIISGAPAQESTQLYIRADRFVKSLTKEEDFTVDEESKTVLLQDEGIKKAERYFNLENLYDSGNTALTHHIDQSLRANYTMFNNKDYVVRDGEVVLVDAFSGRIQEGRRFSDGLHQALEAKEQVQIQEDNRAMASITYQNLFRRYKKLSGMTGTAKTEAEEFREIYNMEIVEIPTNRPIQRVDEPDLLYPNLRSKFLAVVELVKELHAKGQPILIGTVAVETSELLSQLLDREGIPHNVLNAKNHAKEAEIVANAGQRGAVTIATNMAGRGTDIKLGPGVSDLGGLAVIGTERHESRRIDNQLRGRAGRQGDKGYSQFFLSLEDDLMIRFGGERIKTMMERMNLADEDAVIKNRLITRSVESAQKRVEGNNYDSRKNVLQYDDVMSQQRNTFYANRNQVIDEDKSLRNVILPMVERTIGRVVDRHALGKTEEWDLQSIVDFAGAVLIPEDSITVADLEGKSQQEIKDYLYGRAKEVYEDKRSALVDDEQMLQFTRVVILRVVDSQWTDHMDAMNQLRDAIQLRGYGQLNPLIEYQNEGFRMFEEMIAGIEYDATRLFMKSEIRQNLRA
- the gltX gene encoding glutamate--tRNA ligase; amino-acid sequence: MAETTEKKIRVRYAPSPTGHLHIGNARTALFNWLYARHHKGEFVIRIEDTDQARNIADGEKSQLDNLAWLGLDWDESPANPGKYGPYRQSERLDIYKPLIQDLLDRGLAYKSYKTSEELEAEREAQIAAKQAPHYVYEYEGMNDEEIAAAQAEAEAKGLPAVVRFRVPEDKPYAWDDIVKGHVEINSNTIGGDWVIQKADGMPTYNFAVVVDDHMMEISHVLRGDDHVSNTPKQLMIYEAFGWEAPIFGHMTLIINAETGKKLSKRDESILQFIEQYRELGYLPEAMLNFIVLLGWSPVGEKEIFNKNQLVKMFDEARLSKSPAKFDNKKLEWINNQWIKTADQNMVFDKMMQQLVKADLVNPAELTAEKMQWLRSVMNVYMDGVSYTSQIVPLVKPVFFEMPAADEITDSAKEWMAAENVPAMLNLFIEKLEAMPLFTAAAILNAIREIQNEMDVKARALWNPLRIATTREEQGPNLGELLELLGREQTIANIREFL
- a CDS encoding PIN/TRAM domain-containing protein, which encodes MRKRIIQAAFFVAGGGLAVTLMPIVWRIMNQHDQIWLNNAIVNFIIGAVIFWLLSLALWRPVDQGIRKIEAYLNQQSPVVLLIGSVSTLIGLALAVLVTVPLQRTGNFFLSAVIPVFVMLLFGYLGFRLGTTRIDEWRTLVPNFNNMTKRVRPRRSANQSDVLSDEETNYHHYKILDTNILIDGRIADLVQTGFIEGTLLVPNFVLYELQYIADAGESIKRVRGRRGLDILNELRETDAIPLEMWEGDYEDIKEVDEKLIRLAQDVNGILVTNDYNLNKVTKFQNVEVLNINELAGALRPRVAVGDRLTVTLVKNGTERQQAVGYLDDGTMVVAEEGRDHLQETVTVEVTSALQTDAGRMIFGIVVD